The following proteins come from a genomic window of Lachnoclostridium phytofermentans ISDg:
- a CDS encoding amino acid ABC transporter ATP-binding protein, giving the protein MTTDAQVIIKVENLHKAYNKVYALNGINEEIRKGEVVVIVGPSGSGKSTFLRSLNLLEVPTEGKIFFEGVDITDKATDINKHRQRMGMVFQHFNLFPHMTILKNLMIAPMKLQGKSEEEAKKKALELLDRVGLAHRADAYPSQLSGGQKQRIAIVRALAMDPEVMLFDEPTSALDPEMVGEVLDIMKELGREGMTMVVVTHEMGFAKEVADRVMFIDQGVVQEQNSPAEFFGNPQNQRLKDFLSKVL; this is encoded by the coding sequence GTGACCACTGATGCACAAGTAATAATTAAAGTTGAGAACCTTCATAAGGCATACAATAAAGTATATGCATTAAATGGTATCAATGAAGAGATAAGAAAAGGTGAGGTAGTTGTCATTGTTGGGCCATCTGGTTCTGGTAAATCTACCTTTTTAAGATCCTTAAATTTATTAGAAGTTCCTACGGAAGGTAAGATATTCTTTGAAGGGGTAGACATTACAGATAAAGCAACAGATATCAACAAGCATCGCCAAAGAATGGGAATGGTATTCCAACACTTTAATCTCTTCCCTCATATGACAATTTTAAAGAACCTTATGATTGCGCCTATGAAACTTCAAGGGAAAAGTGAAGAAGAGGCTAAGAAAAAAGCACTTGAACTTTTGGATAGAGTTGGTTTAGCTCATCGTGCAGATGCATATCCATCCCAACTATCCGGTGGACAAAAACAAAGAATTGCAATCGTTAGAGCACTCGCAATGGATCCTGAGGTAATGCTATTCGATGAACCAACTTCAGCATTAGATCCTGAAATGGTTGGTGAAGTTCTTGATATTATGAAGGAACTTGGCAGAGAAGGCATGACCATGGTTGTTGTTACTCACGAGATGGGATTTGCGAAAGAAGTGGCTGACCGTGTAATGTTTATTGACCAAGGTGTTGTTCAGGAACAAAATAGTCCAGCTGAATTTTTCGGTAATCCTCAGAATCAACGATTAAAGGATTTCTTGTCGAAAGTATTATAA
- a CDS encoding immunoglobulin-like domain-containing protein, whose translation MKQKKLLKNLFILFLTILISIPHNTVYASSLTTSKFDVATDTAYKLELDYQQLNPIFSANDNTNSVTSSITLPTVCMNQSTVIWYSDNEAIISSNGKVTRPTGSDTIVTLTAILINNNQTRVKQFYVLVKGTQIIVPNLTGISDNYVVTENEKVYLSGMIYATSKLTNVTVQLFKNNNKVISETKVNPQATSFNLNSISFDPNYLNLTKGTYQIKIFVASENYFDTSTPLKVCTLTVTKDKKDLLDDERDILSIIFSNNDKSSSVISNIILPVLGKYGCTITWQSSHPSIINSQGIVTRPLYDTKVKLTATLSFFGISVKKTFNLEVLGTYVKNTITIKQSENVINNKNTISLNWNSNLRGHDLKSVRQTTIQIFTYGTNDLRFEMTADTTLTSCTTRLDPGVYTVRITYNSSSYKTLASGETTIIMK comes from the coding sequence ATGAAACAAAAGAAATTACTTAAGAATTTATTCATTCTTTTTCTTACTATACTGATTAGTATCCCACACAATACCGTCTATGCAAGCAGTCTAACCACTAGTAAGTTTGATGTAGCTACTGACACAGCCTATAAACTAGAACTAGATTATCAACAATTAAACCCAATTTTTAGTGCGAATGATAATACTAATTCCGTTACTTCCTCAATTACTCTCCCAACTGTATGTATGAATCAATCCACTGTAATCTGGTATTCCGATAATGAAGCAATCATTAGTTCCAACGGTAAAGTTACAAGGCCAACTGGATCAGACACTATAGTAACCTTAACAGCAATCTTAATCAACAACAATCAAACAAGGGTTAAGCAATTTTATGTACTTGTAAAAGGTACTCAAATTATCGTACCCAACTTAACTGGCATTAGTGATAACTATGTAGTTACAGAGAATGAAAAAGTATATTTAAGTGGTATGATATATGCAACTTCAAAATTAACAAATGTCACCGTACAGCTTTTTAAAAACAATAACAAAGTTATTTCTGAAACCAAGGTGAATCCGCAAGCAACCAGTTTTAATTTAAATAGTATATCTTTTGATCCGAACTATTTAAATTTAACGAAAGGTACTTATCAAATAAAGATTTTCGTAGCATCAGAAAATTACTTCGATACTTCTACTCCACTAAAAGTATGTACTTTAACGGTAACCAAAGATAAGAAAGATTTATTGGATGACGAGCGCGATATACTCTCCATTATCTTCTCAAATAATGATAAATCAAGTAGTGTTATTTCAAATATTATACTTCCTGTATTAGGAAAATATGGATGTACTATAACATGGCAATCCTCTCATCCATCCATCATCAACTCTCAAGGAATTGTTACAAGGCCGTTATATGATACGAAAGTAAAGTTAACAGCTACTTTATCGTTCTTTGGGATTAGTGTTAAGAAAACATTTAATCTTGAAGTCCTCGGAACTTATGTTAAGAATACGATAACTATAAAACAATCAGAAAATGTTATTAATAATAAAAATACAATCTCGTTAAACTGGAATTCTAATCTTCGCGGTCACGATTTAAAATCAGTTCGGCAGACGACAATTCAAATTTTCACCTATGGTACCAATGATCTTCGTTTTGAAATGACTGCAGATACTACTCTAACTTCCTGTACCACAAGGTTGGACCCAGGGGTTTATACGGTACGAATTACTTATAATTCCTCTTCATATAAGACATTGGCTTCGGGAGAAACAACGATCATTATGAAATAA
- a CDS encoding amino acid ABC transporter permease produces the protein MEEFYQRFVSNFIEDNRYMYLVRGLITTLVITFFAVMIGALLGFIIAIIRSTYSKTGKLRVLNFLCNIYITVIRGTPVVVQLLIIYFVIFGSVNINKIFVAVLAFGLNSGAYVSEIVRSGIMSVDEGQFEAGRSLGFNYNQTMRLIILPQAIKNILPALGNEFIVLLKETSVCGFIALEDLTKAGDIIRGRTYDAFMPLIAVALIYLTLVIIFTKLVNYLERRLRNSDH, from the coding sequence ATGGAAGAGTTTTATCAGCGGTTTGTATCGAATTTTATAGAAGATAACCGTTATATGTACCTCGTAAGGGGATTAATTACAACATTAGTAATTACATTTTTTGCTGTAATGATTGGTGCATTACTTGGTTTTATCATAGCGATAATTCGTTCTACTTATTCAAAAACTGGTAAGTTAAGAGTATTAAACTTTTTATGTAATATCTATATTACAGTAATTCGTGGTACACCGGTAGTTGTACAATTATTGATTATTTATTTTGTTATATTTGGTTCAGTTAACATAAATAAAATATTTGTAGCGGTGTTAGCATTTGGACTTAACTCCGGTGCGTATGTGTCAGAAATTGTTCGTTCTGGTATTATGTCAGTGGATGAAGGACAGTTCGAAGCAGGTAGAAGTCTTGGATTTAATTATAATCAGACTATGCGATTGATTATTTTACCTCAGGCAATTAAGAATATCTTACCTGCACTCGGTAATGAGTTTATCGTTTTGTTAAAGGAAACTTCTGTTTGTGGTTTTATAGCATTAGAAGATTTAACGAAAGCTGGAGATATTATTCGTGGTCGTACTTATGACGCTTTTATGCCACTCATAGCAGTCGCATTAATTTATTTGACATTAGTTATTATCTTTACGAAACTAGTTAATTATTTGGAGAGGAGGTTGAGAAACAGTGACCACTGA
- a CDS encoding transporter substrate-binding domain-containing protein codes for MKLKKVMAVVLAGVMMASLAGCSTKSNVKINVIADLKGTTVGVQTGTTGDILVTDDKELGVKTVEHYNKGFEAVQSLIQGKIDAVVIDDQPAKVFVEKNKGLKIIDEEYTSEDYAIGIAKGNTELKDKINAAIAQIKEDGTLQGIIDYYIGNVEGSSPYVKKDVERPNGTLVMATNAEFPPYESIEGNSVVGLDVDMAQAIADILGMDLKVEDMAFDSIIANITTGKSDIGVAGLTDTEDRRQSIDFSDSYYTGRQVIIVKE; via the coding sequence ATGAAGTTAAAAAAAGTTATGGCCGTTGTATTAGCGGGAGTGATGATGGCATCACTTGCAGGATGTAGTACAAAAAGCAATGTTAAGATTAATGTAATTGCTGATTTAAAAGGAACTACAGTTGGTGTTCAGACAGGTACCACAGGAGATATTTTAGTTACGGATGACAAAGAGCTTGGAGTTAAAACTGTGGAACATTATAATAAAGGATTTGAGGCAGTTCAATCTTTAATCCAAGGTAAGATTGATGCAGTAGTTATTGATGATCAACCAGCGAAGGTATTTGTTGAGAAGAACAAAGGATTAAAGATTATTGATGAAGAATATACCTCAGAAGACTATGCAATTGGTATCGCCAAAGGTAATACTGAACTAAAAGATAAAATCAACGCAGCTATTGCACAGATTAAAGAAGATGGAACATTACAAGGAATAATAGATTATTATATTGGTAATGTAGAAGGATCTTCTCCATACGTTAAGAAAGATGTAGAACGCCCTAATGGAACCTTAGTTATGGCTACGAATGCAGAATTTCCTCCATATGAATCTATTGAAGGTAACTCAGTTGTTGGACTTGACGTAGATATGGCACAGGCAATTGCAGATATTTTAGGTATGGATCTAAAGGTAGAAGATATGGCGTTTGATTCTATTATTGCAAATATTACTACTGGTAAATCTGATATTGGTGTGGCAGGTCTAACTGATACGGAAGACCGTAGACAGTCTATTGATTTTTCTGATAGCTATTATACGGGACGTCAAGTAATCATCGTAAAAGAATAA
- a CDS encoding S-layer homology domain-containing protein, which yields MKIVKKDYRIVLLCIILLLSIVFEKTLVVQASTNYITRGYFIKLVCQEIGITAKGTTNQAYINAAIENGIIAQNTFSDYERNVSKMDAAVILVNAHESLYGNTLSEDLIQTIFEKRITDINKIPEYRQIPFAKAYAYGYIKGSSDGSYTTSSTFNPTQKISKATALSFISMLKVENMRSRITEDGQLIRTTNLPKFAEFYSYILASYPNAFYDWEFGFMKNYHTRYQDGKPYEEYLYETGEYKDGINFAYPATVKNYKKDQLMYTLLDGTKTNYEGMINDAWLTWEKNIEEYLWNVFNVDYRTIEKNKQWYNAVTMTSIYYKSNKTYLDNYINEYISLAKKNKTIIECDKIAFDKSGIYKNSNGTYIRVYVHYKIKSSINNKQVLLSPLAFTFERYPNFLNVKLYEWRNGYFDLVLLPDGSIDSGIFNDYFHDVNVLGR from the coding sequence ATGAAGATTGTGAAAAAAGATTATCGAATTGTATTATTATGTATAATATTACTACTATCGATAGTTTTTGAGAAAACATTAGTGGTACAAGCAAGTACAAACTATATAACAAGAGGATACTTTATAAAACTAGTTTGCCAAGAAATCGGCATCACAGCAAAAGGGACGACAAACCAAGCGTATATTAATGCTGCGATTGAGAATGGTATTATAGCCCAAAATACATTTTCAGATTACGAACGAAATGTCTCCAAGATGGATGCAGCCGTAATATTAGTTAATGCTCACGAATCATTGTATGGAAATACTCTAAGTGAAGACCTAATTCAAACTATATTTGAAAAACGTATCACAGATATTAATAAGATTCCAGAATATCGACAGATTCCATTTGCCAAAGCATATGCCTATGGCTACATTAAAGGCTCCTCAGATGGTAGTTATACTACAAGCAGTACTTTTAACCCTACGCAAAAAATATCCAAGGCTACTGCATTAAGCTTTATTAGCATGTTAAAAGTAGAGAACATGAGAAGCAGAATTACAGAAGATGGGCAGTTGATAAGAACGACCAACCTACCGAAGTTTGCAGAATTTTATTCGTACATATTGGCAAGCTACCCTAATGCTTTCTATGATTGGGAGTTTGGATTTATGAAAAATTATCATACTCGATACCAAGACGGTAAACCATACGAAGAATATTTATATGAAACAGGAGAGTATAAGGACGGTATAAACTTTGCTTATCCAGCAACTGTAAAAAACTATAAAAAAGACCAGTTAATGTATACGTTATTAGATGGAACAAAGACAAATTATGAAGGAATGATAAATGACGCATGGTTAACTTGGGAGAAGAATATAGAGGAATATCTTTGGAATGTATTCAATGTAGACTACCGTACCATAGAAAAAAATAAACAATGGTATAACGCAGTGACAATGACTAGCATTTATTATAAAAGTAATAAAACTTATTTAGATAACTATATTAATGAATACATTTCTTTAGCTAAAAAAAATAAGACAATTATAGAATGTGATAAAATAGCTTTTGATAAATCTGGAATATATAAAAATAGCAATGGAACATATATAAGAGTATACGTTCATTATAAAATAAAATCATCTATAAACAATAAACAGGTATTATTATCGCCTCTTGCTTTTACATTTGAAAGATATCCAAATTTTCTTAATGTAAAGTTATATGAATGGCGCAATGGATATTTCGATTTAGTTCTGTTACCAGATGGCTCGATAGATTCAGGAATATTTAACGACTACTTTCATGATGTAAATGTATTAGGGAGGTAG
- a CDS encoding DUF5704 domain-containing protein — MKRRDRCVPIFLIVFIVMSLFSPITVYAGSILHKSYAEYRDDYMIQEILNDGIDPSGNKSIYIINMNRARSEGLMTMYGEHKKSQSSIHYATEGYNFTIKETDGDVTQYSTANEERIFVKPLTIDDITIGDLVKSTYELPFGDISRAAIRMHVKEEMRNGKNLEQAEKIVNAKLNSDGLIVYYCHEFAVYDNKTMIKGPYPNLEDIKNAIDWSYETKETYLPAYYDIPLKITSKMIPSGSYSIQLVDMTDNQTKNFTLNDVQSGKYSIDYKLPNSTQNQPVRNEETLIYDTPSLIADSSGQQYKFLGKAFYSYEDTPGKSVTAKVTENEISQKNVGTGKAVLILGYVKAGEESTVKVNYYHESDNGIKTLMGTKSAGTIKPNTSFSFSEYVKPSYTYQGENYTYKDKWSYSYYGDDGTMTTLNGKSGDTKIIIPNFMKGSEVVVSLYYKGKEPIPEPPKSTTIDYFDASPTNGQIRSDYYGAEKFSVEQGIPTTENLYASVRAPEYLIKASFQRNSTSKQFQVEARKKYILKWYTEEEKPIKGDPDGKTEIVKTNHTETKDVKQTVTITRQVKYTELLSFDYFKINQANLVNAALPRGDITLLPFSYSVPSISYQSFGDIDQHIIVPPKVKSGVDLPAETIDLGGIKPSIPMNDFTTEVDALIPEVQVKNDVFQFDNRSVMNDQYKLKETEEAVYSAIRRPELTLYNTLYQSNLTIPATLANSIYPSNGSIRYEKVASFQSTKPSEETYPISNINSITVHTPVYCQGTLIQDNASYVQLSSPNKNCIPLVLDEEGDSSDFTVSISNYGSHNSYPGYYIRDYVSNTLGNAYYIARNKDGILRNEVCFPFDVLIDVGNDRDMSNDILLNKNTWYAVGLYSTQRFYLPMYVECGIYTVEFRTIAVNGEGMLSSVQLNANLTRSNYVATDTKQVEVSGKIYGLTLYDIQENNLWKEIFRSENSLRLKILDNFMTKVIDGVKKAMQRIDGTKLGEVYHKDKLYYYTIGTRNQFGIPTGRDNRFTLPLVDGSHPKYLNKGTLKAGYTWRFTLDTVGNITATDESKIIITPTFYYVDKKGLNREEVDMYYTDTISGNKNHYIKVGSKIDLENTRQAQTGDVYLGIPDEELKDTASIRNISYKTWTAQKKEMYSYGRIVSDLAFKTFSNQNYASRIHQGTLSNSLLGLGYSKQKLTKYKQSYYFNYSLPSDIKAVKKGTDVQAYAKKYGISKVDNLWLSKGFIIIHFDIKVYDEKNNLYLTYDNVENEKNLGHCNMFQMEGINNTKKDYFGRQFTFKSGDIILIDTDKTSLDDAIVGGLY; from the coding sequence ATGAAAAGAAGAGATAGGTGTGTGCCAATTTTTTTAATCGTTTTTATTGTCATGTCCTTATTTTCGCCAATAACGGTATATGCTGGTAGTATATTGCATAAATCATATGCTGAGTATAGAGACGATTACATGATACAAGAAATTTTAAATGATGGCATTGATCCGAGTGGTAATAAAAGTATATACATTATAAATATGAACAGAGCAAGGTCAGAGGGTCTTATGACAATGTATGGTGAACATAAAAAAAGTCAATCTTCTATTCACTATGCAACAGAAGGATATAACTTTACAATTAAAGAAACTGACGGGGATGTAACACAGTATTCAACCGCAAATGAAGAAAGAATTTTTGTCAAGCCACTTACTATTGATGATATCACTATAGGAGATTTAGTTAAATCAACTTATGAACTACCTTTTGGGGATATTTCACGAGCAGCTATAAGAATGCATGTAAAAGAAGAAATGCGAAATGGGAAAAACTTAGAGCAGGCAGAGAAGATTGTAAATGCAAAATTAAACTCAGATGGTCTAATAGTATATTATTGCCATGAGTTCGCTGTTTATGATAATAAAACAATGATTAAAGGACCTTATCCAAATTTAGAAGATATTAAGAATGCGATTGATTGGTCTTATGAAACAAAAGAAACCTATCTTCCCGCATACTATGACATTCCGCTAAAAATAACAAGCAAGATGATCCCATCTGGTTCATATTCCATTCAGCTAGTAGATATGACAGATAATCAAACAAAAAATTTCACCTTAAATGATGTTCAGTCCGGAAAGTATTCCATAGATTATAAATTACCAAACAGCACTCAAAATCAACCAGTCCGTAATGAGGAAACGCTTATCTATGATACGCCTTCTCTGATAGCAGATAGTTCTGGGCAACAGTATAAGTTTTTAGGGAAGGCGTTCTATAGTTATGAGGATACACCAGGTAAGTCAGTAACAGCAAAAGTTACAGAGAATGAGATATCGCAGAAAAATGTTGGTACTGGTAAGGCTGTGTTAATACTTGGATATGTAAAAGCGGGTGAAGAGAGCACTGTAAAGGTAAACTATTATCACGAAAGTGATAATGGAATAAAAACATTGATGGGGACGAAGAGTGCTGGGACAATCAAGCCGAATACTTCATTTTCCTTCTCAGAGTATGTGAAACCTAGTTACACTTATCAAGGCGAAAACTATACATATAAAGATAAATGGAGTTACTCTTATTACGGTGATGATGGGACAATGACTACATTAAATGGTAAGAGTGGTGATACTAAAATAATCATACCAAACTTTATGAAAGGGAGTGAAGTCGTGGTTTCTCTCTATTATAAAGGAAAAGAACCGATACCAGAACCGCCCAAAAGTACCACCATTGATTATTTTGATGCCTCTCCTACAAATGGGCAAATCAGATCGGATTACTATGGAGCGGAGAAGTTCTCCGTTGAACAAGGGATACCAACCACAGAAAATTTATATGCATCCGTGAGGGCACCGGAGTATTTAATCAAAGCTTCTTTTCAAAGGAATTCTACTTCGAAGCAATTTCAAGTGGAGGCAAGAAAGAAATACATACTAAAATGGTATACCGAAGAAGAGAAACCAATCAAAGGGGATCCAGATGGTAAAACAGAAATTGTAAAAACAAATCATACGGAAACAAAAGATGTAAAGCAAACGGTGACCATCACTAGGCAGGTGAAGTATACGGAATTATTAAGCTTTGATTATTTTAAGATAAATCAGGCTAATCTTGTAAATGCTGCCCTACCACGAGGTGATATAACACTTTTACCGTTTAGTTATTCGGTTCCCTCCATATCGTATCAATCCTTCGGAGATATTGACCAACACATTATTGTACCTCCAAAGGTGAAGTCAGGGGTAGATTTACCGGCAGAAACGATTGACTTAGGTGGAATTAAACCATCTATTCCAATGAATGACTTTACAACCGAAGTCGATGCCTTGATTCCTGAAGTACAGGTTAAAAATGATGTTTTTCAATTTGATAACCGATCAGTCATGAATGATCAATATAAACTAAAGGAAACAGAAGAAGCAGTATATTCTGCAATTCGAAGACCAGAATTAACTTTATATAATACTTTATATCAATCCAATCTAACAATTCCAGCCACATTGGCAAACTCTATCTACCCATCTAACGGTAGCATTCGATATGAAAAAGTTGCATCTTTTCAATCTACAAAACCTTCAGAAGAAACTTATCCAATATCCAATATTAACAGTATAACGGTTCATACCCCTGTGTATTGCCAAGGAACGTTGATACAAGATAACGCTTCTTATGTTCAGCTGTCATCTCCGAACAAAAACTGTATTCCCCTTGTTTTAGATGAGGAGGGTGATAGCTCTGATTTTACTGTCTCTATAAGTAATTACGGGTCTCACAATTCGTATCCAGGTTATTATATAAGAGATTATGTCAGCAATACGTTAGGAAATGCCTACTACATAGCGCGAAATAAAGATGGTATCCTGCGGAATGAAGTTTGCTTTCCATTTGATGTGTTAATCGATGTGGGTAATGACCGTGATATGTCAAATGATATCTTATTAAATAAAAATACTTGGTATGCAGTTGGATTATATTCTACACAACGATTTTATTTACCGATGTATGTAGAGTGTGGCATCTATACCGTAGAATTTCGAACGATTGCTGTGAATGGAGAAGGAATGCTTTCTAGTGTGCAATTAAATGCAAATTTAACGAGAAGTAATTATGTAGCTACCGATACAAAGCAAGTTGAGGTATCTGGAAAAATCTATGGATTAACTTTATATGATATACAGGAGAATAACCTATGGAAAGAGATATTTCGTTCCGAAAACTCACTGCGCTTAAAGATACTAGATAACTTTATGACGAAGGTTATCGATGGAGTAAAGAAAGCCATGCAAAGAATTGATGGAACTAAGCTAGGTGAGGTGTATCATAAAGATAAACTATACTATTACACGATTGGTACTAGAAATCAATTTGGTATTCCAACTGGTAGAGACAATCGGTTTACTTTACCACTGGTGGATGGTTCCCATCCAAAATATCTTAATAAAGGTACGTTAAAGGCAGGATATACCTGGAGATTTACTTTAGATACAGTGGGAAATATCACAGCTACGGATGAATCCAAAATCATAATAACACCAACCTTTTATTATGTTGATAAAAAGGGATTAAATCGTGAAGAAGTGGATATGTATTACACTGATACTATTAGCGGTAATAAGAACCATTATATCAAAGTAGGCAGTAAGATAGACTTAGAAAATACAAGACAAGCCCAAACTGGTGATGTATATCTTGGTATTCCAGATGAAGAGCTAAAAGATACTGCATCCATTCGAAATATCTCATATAAAACATGGACTGCACAGAAAAAAGAGATGTATAGCTATGGAAGGATTGTCTCAGATTTAGCATTTAAAACATTTTCAAATCAAAACTATGCATCAAGGATTCATCAGGGAACACTATCAAATTCTCTGTTAGGACTTGGATACTCAAAACAAAAGTTAACAAAATACAAACAATCGTATTATTTCAATTATTCCTTACCTTCTGATATAAAGGCAGTAAAAAAGGGGACAGATGTACAAGCTTATGCTAAGAAATATGGGATTTCAAAAGTAGATAACTTATGGTTATCGAAAGGTTTTATTATCATTCATTTTGATATCAAGGTGTACGATGAGAAGAATAACCTCTATCTGACCTATGATAATGTAGAAAATGAAAAGAATCTTGGGCATTGTAACATGTTTCAGATGGAAGGAATAAATAATACAAAAAAAGATTACTTTGGTAGGCAGTTTACGTTTAAGTCAGGGGATATTATTTTGATTGATACGGATAAAACAAGCCTTGATGATGCTATTGTTGGTGGTCTTTATTAG
- a CDS encoding response regulator transcription factor, whose product MIRIAIVEDQSLLREMLAKVLSQEESFVVTGSLGDGRDVIKLCEETNPDVILLDIKMPNMDGIHALSKIKERFPKIKCIMLTTFEEEKFIYPALAYGADGYILKDIKPDVLIHMIQSVYDGLFVVHDSIKEYILLQMQRSSNEYKKISLSTKELEFDSTDLDVLKLLTRGKSNSEIASEICYSEGTVKNRISRMLEMTGTKDRTQLAIFALQSSVI is encoded by the coding sequence TTGATTAGAATAGCAATAGTTGAGGATCAAAGTCTATTAAGAGAAATGCTTGCCAAGGTATTGTCTCAAGAAGAGAGCTTTGTAGTTACTGGAAGTCTTGGTGACGGAAGAGATGTGATTAAACTTTGTGAAGAGACGAATCCAGATGTCATATTATTAGATATTAAAATGCCCAATATGGATGGCATTCATGCTCTTTCTAAAATAAAGGAACGGTTTCCAAAGATAAAATGTATCATGCTAACTACATTTGAAGAAGAGAAATTTATCTATCCAGCTCTAGCTTACGGGGCGGATGGTTATATACTAAAGGATATTAAACCTGATGTTTTAATACATATGATACAGTCTGTTTATGATGGACTGTTTGTTGTACATGACAGTATTAAAGAATATATATTGCTTCAAATGCAGAGAAGTAGTAATGAATATAAAAAGATTTCCTTAAGCACGAAAGAATTAGAATTTGATTCCACTGATTTGGATGTTTTAAAACTATTGACTAGGGGAAAGAGTAATAGTGAGATAGCTTCTGAGATTTGTTACTCCGAGGGAACGGTGAAAAATAGAATATCACGAATGTTAGAGATGACAGGAACGAAAGACAGAACACAACTGGCTATATTTGCATTACAAAGCAGCGTTATTTAA